From one Dysidea avara chromosome 9, odDysAvar1.4, whole genome shotgun sequence genomic stretch:
- the LOC136267017 gene encoding receptor-type tyrosine-protein phosphatase S-like isoform X4 — protein sequence MDCNVIWKQLWSLFVLTSAMLYGLTAVDAQCLGVELVVDGQVYNEDVLYKPIGQNGVFITCQNCDDTLHRPIWHMPGGTQVPSCNTSDVAVCFDWPKDTSRDLIFSGFEESSVGVYECRIASIIQFPKSINITVLDPPNITRSPKSKMVAFPNTQVTLSCEAVSMDGSVQYHWESRGFTETNWTVEATVQSTSFSTKPSESRQYRCVAANDAGNVTSDVANVTVLKIVGHPQTQTVGINSTVRFTCTSSMSNDLIFSWTHNSRLLEQDNILKGDTSTIEIVGADKSNDGRYVCIVSSGSLMTLSNTATLTVITDPPVITVHPLGGYIPLGHYITLRCEANGLGLLVYTWERRQSNQDWTVISSDSLTTYNTTTNGFYRCRVENEAGSVVSNETQVHVYGPPTFLVHPVGGDIPMGYNVTLECEASGRGLLAYLWEKRESGGDWTIVDDSNTTTYTTSISGLYQCNVSNEAGSVVSNSATVNVYGSPGITDHPTGGDVPMGRSITLMCRASGLGILVYSWERRSSGSDWTTVSNDNTTSYTTDTTLTIGEYMYRCRVSNEAGSTVSNGARVDNYGVPIVTVHPSDHLATVDMDVALNCEGSGKGMLIYQWENNVDNSWSTVTNSNNKTYKIENIQESEGYRCVVGNEVGNVTSNPAMITILEITTHPQDRLVPVGSSVNLTCTSSVSSNVTFSWTSDGRDVTGQSTSTGDTSILTITSVRSSDDGSYVCNVRSGSLSVISNTANLTVYGSPVITTHPSSIDVPVGNNFTLSCQAGGHGSLLFSWEKFSGGSWHVVDNTTEYTASIKTDGQVTYRCTVTNEAGSVASDIANINVYGPPIVQELPQQVHVVLGEEFQITCTATNHKNSPMNMTFSWKTPNGVEYNYTTTDEDDSRTASSILHINRVVHSGGYKCIAGIGGTINASVSTNIVVEVHSSRPQHLSIISEEVDSLMLKWRNPVQPRGIVDHFKVYYNHTNHFEYAITTLINNTYTLDNLRPYTEYSVYVTAVRLIGTTGRSLEGEKSRTVTGRTLAGKPVIVTVNEDRRPNKTINFESVSERGHTIVVELPTITAQNGPFSYLYIIVHMASDQLITDPESISTQQLLRESTKTTPLFYVAAVVNASQYVPDYRMSYILGAGDNTTDSNGRVFYNREVIQDTVLLFYRVFSVSSTQQQEISTTTNVQTRVFPTQQDVSGSDDSSGTGLVIGAIIAVLVIVILVIVVVIVFLLVYRSRHSDSIRTSKSSSTIDDSAIKMSSVDKESASCPTKLTESAIMDSVNPAFKIKLELSEVNSCVGQPTTLPIGLPNLYQPEVTWMKDEKPVTHPILPDGSLYIINTDIHDQGDYTVTVSSEGNTVSAMLKLTVTNPKLSTNDSHQAVKVDNFAEHLAMLKASKSAKLEEDFQKVSLDLLLTQHAAKLSCNKTKNRFINIMPYDHSRVVLSPQDQLIGSDYINASYINGYKEPKAYIAAQGPVINSLNDFWRMIWEHNIKTIVMLTRLVEDSKIKCRQYWPDSGSTTYGSINVILHKEENRAYYSIRHFHVKKVSDDDDDNEVRVICQLHFTGWPDHGVPNHATALLDFQRIVNDYHYRNTAKPMLVHCSAGVGRTGTFIAIDSEIQRIQKESVVNVFDCVHKMRYQRNHMVQTMEQYTFIYTALLEYITCGNTSICGPVKSAIVRVDELFTVNPSAEKSELQLQFEKLMMIKETLSCTTTSPRCSIDCTEMVLHKPDGSSDHLNAFYINGYHKRKAFIVAPEPIQSTAIDFWTMVWENKSQVVILLGQLTEDEEKVLFNCCNENLESESFVSEITSVETLNEEIVQRNIKLTNTRENMSRTITHFQYVKWSQHSCPISSTPVVDMIKVLERIQGNGPITVHCSDDIGCCGTLCALIISINQFKTEQLFNVFKTVHVLQSQKLELVENLEQYEYIHRALVAVLQET from the exons ATGGATTGCAACGTAATTTGGAAGCAACTATGGAGTCTGTTCGTGCTAACTTCAGCGATGCTATATG GACTGACAGCTGTAGACGCACAGTGTCTTGGTGTTGAATTGGTAGTGGATGGCCAAGTATATAATGAAGATGTATTGTACAAGCCGATTGGACAGAATGGTGTTTTTATAACATGCCAAAACTGTGATGATACTCTTCACAGGCCAATTTGGCATATGCCAGGTGGAACACAGGTACCATCATGCAACACAAGTGATGTTGCTGTGTGTTTTGATTGGCCAAAAGATACTTCCCGTGATCTTATATTTTCGGGATTTGAGGAATCATCAGTTGGAGTATATGAATGTAGGATTGCTTCAATTATACAATTTCCCAAGTCTATCAACATAACTGTGCTAG ATCCCCCAAATATTACAAGATCTCCTAAAAGCAAGATGGTAGCATTTCCCAATACACAAGTCACTCTTAGTTGTGAAGCAGTTTCTATGGATGGATCTGTACAGTATCATTGGGAGAGCAGAGGCTTCACAGAAACCAACTGGACTGTtgaagctacagtacaaagtACAAGTTTCAGTACAAAACCATCAGAATCTCGGCAATACAGATGCGTTGCAGCAAATGATGCCGGAAATGTAACCTCAGATGTGGCAAATGTCACTGTACTAA AAATTGTTGGCCATCCTCAAACACAAACTGTAGGTATCAATTCAACAGTTCGTTTTACGTGTACATCATCCATGTCAAATGACCTCATATTTTCATGGACTCACAATAGCCGACTTCTTGAACAAGATAACATACTTAAAGGTGACACAAGTACAATAGAAATTGTAGGAGCAGACAAGAGTAATGATGGCCgctatgtgtgtattgtaagcAGTGGATCATTGATGACTCTATCAAACACTGCTACTCTGACAGTTATTACTg ATCCACCAGTAATAACTGTTCACCCATTGGGTGGATATATACCATTGGGACATTATATTACTCTCCGATGTGAAGCAAATGGTTTAGGGTTACTAGTATACACGTGGGAGAGAAGACAATCAAATCAGGACTGGACAGTTATCAGTAGTGATAGTTTAACAACATACAACACAACCACTAATGGATTCTACAGGTGTAGAGTAGAAAACGAAGCTGGATCAGTTGTGTCTAATGAAACACAAGTACATGTTTACG gTCCTCCAACGTTTCTTGTTCATCCAGTGGGCGGTGACATACCTATGGGATATAATGTAACCCTTGAATGTGAAGCAAGTGGTAGGGGGCTGCTGGCGTATTTGTGGGAGAAGAGGGAATCCGGTGGAGACTGGACTATTGTTGATGACAGTAATACAACAACCTATACTACATCAATAAGTGGACTATATCAATGTAACGTGAGCAATGAGGCTGGATCAGTTGTGTCTAATAGTGCtactgtgaatgtgtatg GTTCTCCAGGGATCACAGATCACCCAACAGGTGGTGATGTACCAATGGGAAGAAGCATCACTCTCATGTGTAGAGCTAGTGGTCTAGGAATACTAGTATATTCCTGGGAGAGAAGAAGTTCTGGTAGTGATTGGACTACTGTTAGTAATGATAACACAACATCATACACTACTGATACAACACTGACTATTGgagagtacatgtacaggtgtcGAGTCAGCAATGAGGCTGGTTCAACTGTTTCTAATGGAGCAAGAGTAGACAATTATG GTGTGCCCATTGTCACAGTTCATCCTTCTGATCACTTGGCAACTGTTGACATGGATGTTGCTCTAAACTGTGAGGGAAGTGGAAAAGGAATGCTGATATATCAGTGGGAAAACAATGTTGACAATTCCTGGTCAACTGTCACTAATAGCAACAACAAAACTTATAAAATAGAAAACATTCAAGAGTCAGAGGGGTATAGATGTGTAGTGGGAAATGAAGTTGGTAATGTCACATCAAATCCAGCGATGATCACAATTCTGG AAATCACTACTCATCCTCAAGACAGACTAGTCCCAGTTGGTTCATCAGTCAATTTAACATGTACATCATCAGTATCATCTAATGTGACATTCTCATGGACTAGTGATGGTAGAGATGTTACAGGACAATCAACATCAACTGGTGAcactagtatactaacaattacTAGTGTGAGGAGTAGTGATGATGGTAGTTATGTGTGTAATGTGAGGAGTGGATCATTATCAGTGATATCTAACACTGCTAACCTGACTGTCTATG GTTCTCCAGTGATCACAACTCACCCATCAAGTATTGATGTACCAGTGGGAAATAATTTTACTCTTTCTTGTCAGGCTGGTGGTCATGGATCATTACTGTTTTCTTGGGAAAAATTTAGTGGGGGTAGCTGGCATGTAGTTGATAACACAACAGAATACACTGCTAGCATCAAAACAGATGGACAAGTCACGTACAGGTGTACTGTAACAAATGAAGCTGGATCAGTGGCATCTGATATAGCCAACATCAATGTATATG GTCCACCCATAGTACAGGAACTACCTCAACAAGTTCATGTAGTGTTGGGAGAGGAGTTTCAGATCACATGTACTGCTACTAATCATAAAAATTCACCAATGAACATGACCTTCTCTTGGAAGACACCAAATGGTGTTGAATACAACTACACAACAACTGATGAGGATGATAGTCGAACAGCTTCCTCCATTCTTCATATCAATAGAGTTGTACACAGTGGAGGGTATAAGTGTATTGCAGGGATTGGAGGAACTATCAATGCCAGCGTATCAACGAATATAGTAGTAGAAG TACATTCTTCAAGGCCTCAACATCTTAGTATCATTTCAGAGGAAGTTGATTCACTTATGCTTAAGTGGAGGAACCCTGTTCAACCACGAGGAATTGTTGATCATTTTAAG GTTTACTACAATCATACCAATCATTTTGAATATGCCATTACTACGTTGATAAACAACACATACACTCTTGACAACCTCAGACCATACAcagagtacagtgtatatgtgacaGCAGTCAGGTTGATAGGAACTACTGGTAGATCACTGGAGGGGGAGAAGAGTAGAACAGTAACTGGGAGAACATTAGCTGGAA AGCCTGTTATTGTAACTGTCAATGAAGACAGGAGACCAAATAAAACTATCAACTTTGAATCTGTATCAGAAAGAGGGCACACAATTGTTGTAGAATTACCAACTATAACAGCCCAAAATGGCCCATTCAG TTACTTATACATTATCGTACATATGGCCAGTGATCAGCTGATAACTGATCCTGAAAGTATTTCAACACAGCAACTTCTTAGGGAGTCCACTAAGACTACTCCACTATTCTATGTGGCTGCTGTGGTTAATGCCAGTCAGTATGTACCTGATTATAGGATGAGCTACATCCTGGGAGCTGGTGATAACACTACTGATTCTAATGGTCGTGTGTTTTATAACAGAGAAGTGATTCAGGACACAGTTTTACTGTTTTACCGAGTGTTCTCAGTCAGCAGCACACAGCAG CAAGAAATTTCTACAACAACAAATGTACAGACTAGAG TTTTCCCAACACAACAAGACGTCAGTGGCAGTGATGACAGCAGTGGTACAGGCCTTGTGATAGGAGCCATTATTGCAGTACTGGTCATTGTCATCTTGGTGATTGTGGTAGTGATAGTATTCTTACT TGTTTACAGAAGTAGACATTCTGACAGCATTAGAACAAGTAAGAGTTCATCAACAATTGATGATAGTGCAATCAAAATGTCATCAGTTGATAAAGAAAGTGCATCATGTCCTACCAAACTGACAGAGTCAGCAATTATGGATTCTg TTAATCCAGCGTTTAAGATCAAACTAGAACTGTCTGAAGTAAATTCATGTGTTGGTCAGCCAACTACACTACCAATTGGTCTACCAAACCTTTATCAACCTGAAGTCACTTGGATGAAAGACGAGAAGCCAGTTACTCATCCAATACTTCCAGATGGCTCTTTATATATTATTAATACCGACATCCACGACCAGGGAGATTACACAGTGACTGTATCCAGTGAGGGAAACACTGTTTCTGCCATGCTGAAACTTACGGTTACCAATcctaaactttctacaa ATGACTCTCACCAAGCAGTGAAAGTAGATAACTTTGCAGAGCATCTTGCTATGTTGAAGGCAAGCAAATCTGCTAAACTCGAGGAAGATTTTCAGAAAGTGTCTCTTGATTTACTGTTAACTCAACATGCTGCAAAATTAAGCTGCAATAAAACTAAAAATCGTTTTATAAACATTATGCCAT ATGATCATTCTCGGGTGGTGTTGAGCCCGCAGGATCAACTCATTGGTAGTGACTACATCAATGCATCTTACATCAAT GGTTATAAGGAGCCAAAAGCATACATCGCAGCACAAGGCCCTGTTATCAACTCACTCAATGATTTTTGGAGGATGATCTGGGAACACAACATAAAAACCATTGTGATGTTGACTAGACTGGTGGAAGATTCTAAG ATTAAATGTCGCCAATACTGGCCTGATTCTGGTTCAACTACTTATGGCTCCATAAATGTCATACTTCACAAAGAGGAAAACAGAGCATATTACAGCATTCGTCACTTTCATGTCAAAAAg GTCtcagatgatgatgacgatAATGAAGTCCGTGTAATATGCCAGCTTCATTTCACTGGCTGGCCTGACCATGGTGTACCAAACCATGCTACTGCCCTGTTGGATTTCCAGAGGATAGTTAATGATTACCACTATCGTAATACTGCCAAACCAATGTTGGTACACTGCAG TGCTGGTGTTGGGCGTACTGGGACTTTCATAGCAATTGACAGTGAGATACAACGTATCCAAAAAGAAAGTGTTGTAAATGTGTTTGACTGTGTACACAAAATGAGATACcaaagaaatcatatggttcaAACAATG GAGCAGTACACATTCATTTACACAGCTTTACTGGAGTACATTACTTGTGGAAATACCTCCATCTGTGGTCCAGTGAAGAGTGCTATAGTTAGAGTTGATGAATTGTTCACTGTAAATCCATCTGCTGAGAAAAGTGAACTTCAGTTACAATTCGAG AAACTGATGATGATAAAGGAAACTCTTTCTTGTACTACGACATCACCAAGATGTAGCA TTGACTGCACTGAGATGGTATTACACAAACCTGATGGAAGTTCTGATCACCTTAATGCTTTCTACATTAAC GGCTATCACAAACGTAAAGCTTTTATTGTTGCACCAGAGCCTATACAATCAACTGCAATTGATTTCTGGACAATGGTATGGGAAAATAAATCTCAAGTTGTTATATTGTTGGGTCAACTAACAGAAGATGAAGAG AAGGTATTGTTTAATTGCTGCAATGAAAATTTGGAGTCAGAGAGCTTTGTGAGTGAAATCACTTCAGTAGAGACATTGAATGAGGAAATTGTTCAGCGTAACATCAAACTGACAAATACAAGAGAG AACATGTCTCGGACCATAACACACTTTCAGTATGTAAAGTGGTCTCAACACTCCTGTCCTATTAGTTCCACCCCTGTGGTTGATATGATCAAAGTATTGGAACGTATTCAAGGCAATGGACCAATCACTGTCCATTGCAG TGATGACATTGGATGCTGTGGGACACTGTGTGCGCTAATAATCAGTATTAATCAGTTCAAGACAGAACAGTTGTTCAACGTATTTAAAACAGTTCATGTACTACAGTCGCAGAAGTTAGAACTAGTGGAAAACTTA GAACAATATGAATATATTCACAGAGCACTTGTGGCAGTCCTACAGGAAACATAA